A genomic region of Exiguobacterium oxidotolerans JCM 12280 contains the following coding sequences:
- a CDS encoding EscU/YscU/HrcU family type III secretion system export apparatus switch protein has product MKKAIALSYEEQMAAPKVVAKGSEIVAERILEEAIRHNIPIRQDQTLLTLLDAIEVSEQVPPELYGVIAELFAFLYQLDHEGITKK; this is encoded by the coding sequence ATGAAAAAAGCAATTGCCTTATCTTATGAAGAACAGATGGCAGCCCCGAAAGTCGTTGCCAAAGGTTCCGAAATCGTCGCCGAGCGAATCTTAGAAGAAGCGATTCGACACAACATTCCGATTCGGCAAGATCAGACTTTGTTGACATTACTTGATGCAATCGAGGTGTCTGAGCAAGTTCCACCGGAGTTATACGGGGTCATCGCTGAGTTGTTTGCCTTTTTGTACCAGCTCGATCATGAGGGAATCACGAAAAAATAA